One part of the Fundidesulfovibrio putealis DSM 16056 genome encodes these proteins:
- a CDS encoding outer membrane homotrimeric porin: MKRLMLLALLVSFALGAVAAQAATEVKMTGDARIHGTWFQKPNYTGWTGDGTQTSDPFTIWQRFRLRTDFIANENLKFRLGIRVNNTPWGNGTYRVDNPAVSIDVYQAYLQFKWPNTDVEFTLGRQPFTVAHSSFFAGSSIVLDTEVAGAIVNIPLMKDTVSVVGGFIRFLDTNRDFDPTTTQVPDEFDGYYLSLPITLDGFSATPWGMLAVVGRNANYAGTASGGAGFYNASLAQNLMSAGTFALAPTTLRNAQNVYWWVGSAFEVTALDPFKFYADAIYGEGNGSDRAKNRRAGFFFDVAAEYTGLDMLTPQIAFWWSTGEDDSLRNGSERLPQIASSWGPSTSFLFDNDQVFMASNMGVNAVGSWGFSASLNKMSFMQDLTHRLTFTFVKGNNSSRGLRTANAILGSGAFYQMGRDLTTNEYVMGINLDNTYAIYENLNALANFGWSHGDFERSVWGRQMVNQAKNGDAFMVSVGLQYKF; this comes from the coding sequence ATGAAACGTCTTATGCTTTTGGCCTTGCTCGTCAGCTTCGCTCTCGGCGCCGTGGCCGCTCAGGCCGCCACCGAAGTGAAGATGACCGGCGACGCCCGTATCCACGGAACCTGGTTCCAGAAGCCCAACTACACCGGCTGGACCGGCGACGGCACCCAGACCAGCGACCCCTTCACCATCTGGCAGCGCTTCCGCCTGCGCACCGACTTCATCGCCAACGAGAACCTGAAGTTCCGCCTGGGCATCCGCGTCAACAACACCCCCTGGGGCAACGGCACCTACCGCGTTGACAACCCGGCCGTGTCCATCGACGTGTATCAGGCTTACCTGCAGTTCAAGTGGCCCAACACCGATGTCGAGTTCACCCTGGGCCGTCAGCCCTTCACCGTGGCCCACAGCTCCTTCTTCGCCGGCAGCTCCATCGTGCTGGACACCGAAGTGGCTGGCGCCATCGTGAACATCCCCCTGATGAAGGACACCGTGTCCGTCGTCGGCGGCTTCATCCGCTTCCTGGACACCAACCGCGACTTCGACCCCACCACCACCCAGGTGCCCGACGAGTTCGACGGTTACTACCTGAGCCTGCCCATCACCCTGGACGGCTTCTCCGCCACCCCCTGGGGCATGCTGGCCGTTGTCGGCCGCAACGCCAACTACGCGGGCACCGCTTCCGGCGGCGCTGGCTTCTACAATGCCAGCCTGGCCCAGAACCTGATGTCCGCCGGCACCTTCGCCCTGGCCCCCACCACCCTGCGCAACGCGCAGAACGTGTACTGGTGGGTGGGCAGCGCCTTCGAAGTGACCGCCCTTGATCCCTTCAAGTTCTACGCCGACGCCATCTACGGCGAAGGCAACGGCAGCGACCGCGCCAAGAACCGCCGCGCCGGCTTCTTCTTCGACGTTGCCGCCGAATACACCGGCCTGGACATGCTCACCCCCCAGATCGCCTTCTGGTGGTCCACTGGTGAAGACGACTCCCTGCGCAACGGCTCCGAGCGCCTGCCCCAGATCGCTTCGTCCTGGGGTCCCAGCACCTCCTTCCTGTTCGACAACGACCAGGTCTTCATGGCCTCCAACATGGGCGTGAACGCTGTCGGCTCCTGGGGCTTCTCCGCCTCGCTGAACAAGATGAGCTTCATGCAGGACCTGACCCATCGCCTGACCTTCACCTTCGTGAAGGGCAACAACTCCTCCCGTGGCCTGCGCACCGCCAACGCCATCCTGGGCTCCGGCGCCTTCTACCAGATGGGCCGCGACCTGACCACGAACGAGTACGTCATGGGCATCAACCTCGACAACACCTACGCCATCTACGAGAACCTGAACGCCCTGGCCAACTTCGGCTGGTCCCACGGCGACTTCGAGCGTTCCGTGTGGGGACGCCAGATGGTCAACCAGGCCAAGAACGGCGACGCCTTCATGGTGTCCGTCGGCCTGCAGTACAAGTTCTAG
- a CDS encoding MucR family transcriptional regulator, which yields MDDYLKESLEIVRAQAKVRVMTAQEIVTMVSNLVLGLKAVMQGASLPSAPVAAEDASGKPLDPKKAIREKTIICMESGKSMKVITKRHLAKYGLTPDEYRAKWGYAKDLPLVCKELQRARRKKMQDMRLWERRKKD from the coding sequence ATGGACGACTATTTGAAAGAATCCCTGGAGATTGTCAGGGCGCAGGCAAAAGTAAGGGTTATGACCGCTCAGGAGATCGTAACCATGGTTTCCAACCTTGTGCTCGGCCTCAAAGCCGTCATGCAGGGCGCCTCCCTGCCTTCCGCGCCCGTTGCCGCAGAAGACGCATCCGGCAAGCCCCTGGATCCCAAGAAGGCCATCCGCGAGAAGACCATCATCTGCATGGAAAGCGGCAAGTCCATGAAGGTCATCACCAAGCGCCACCTGGCCAAATACGGACTGACCCCGGACGAATACCGCGCCAAATGGGGCTACGCCAAGGACCTCCCCCTGGTCTGCAAGGAACTCCAGCGTGCCCGCCGCAAGAAAATGCAGGACATGCGCCTCTGGGAACGCCGCAAGAAGGACTAA
- a CDS encoding EAL domain-containing protein codes for MNSLPRPFGPLTNLRSRDVFLRPLYELENRALAGIELSFAGLAAGSCVKPETLAGVLESIRGSLAPEAFVCVSLGENELSDPTYPEALASTFARTRSGTSNICLFFEDALFPRLGFAAMQQFVRFKRLGFRLGVDIINLQTIPALIVERLPADVLRLDPLDALALPGDPQSLRDIQDFSSFAANLLMLPAARGVRSQGQLNLLRDMGVRIGQGPVFSDIAPTSYPS; via the coding sequence ATGAACAGCCTTCCCCGCCCCTTCGGCCCCCTGACCAACCTGCGCAGCCGCGATGTTTTCCTGCGCCCTCTCTACGAACTGGAGAACCGCGCGCTGGCGGGAATCGAACTGAGCTTCGCAGGCCTCGCGGCAGGCTCCTGCGTCAAGCCCGAGACATTGGCCGGAGTGCTGGAGAGCATCCGGGGCTCGCTTGCGCCTGAAGCGTTCGTCTGCGTCAGCCTTGGCGAGAACGAGCTCTCCGACCCGACCTACCCCGAAGCCCTGGCCTCAACCTTCGCCAGAACGCGCTCCGGCACGTCCAACATATGCCTGTTTTTCGAGGACGCCCTGTTCCCCAGGCTGGGGTTCGCCGCCATGCAGCAGTTCGTCCGCTTCAAACGCCTGGGATTCCGCCTTGGCGTGGACATCATAAACCTCCAGACGATCCCGGCCCTGATCGTCGAACGGCTGCCCGCCGACGTGCTGCGCCTGGACCCTCTGGATGCGCTGGCCCTGCCGGGTGATCCGCAATCGCTGCGCGACATCCAGGATTTCAGCAGCTTCGCGGCCAACCTGCTCATGCTTCCGGCCGCGAGAGGGGTTCGCAGCCAGGGCCAATTGAACCTTTTGCGCGACATGGGAGTGCGAATCGGACAGGGGCCTGTATTTTCCGATATTGCCCCAACCAGTTATCCATCCTAA